The following are encoded together in the Pseudoalteromonas shioyasakiensis genome:
- a CDS encoding D-2-hydroxyacid dehydrogenase, whose amino-acid sequence MNITVLDAATLANTSLDALAQLGKLTCYDLTAQEQVVERCEDADVVISNKVVIDQHAMSKLTNLKLICVAATGTNNIDLDAAKEHNIAVTNVACYSTPSVVQHTFTLITNLLGNTHRYINDCQQGLWQQSPMFCRLDYSFNEIAGKTLAIVGYGSLGKAVADVARAFGANVIISERKGQTPREGRVSFNDALTTADIISVHCPLTDETRNQIAAAELSMMKPSAIIINTARGGIINEADLADALANNVIAGAGVDVLSKEPAEHENPLAQYKGANLLLTPHIAWASQESIVRLVNEIALNIQAFNQDETRNRLV is encoded by the coding sequence ATGAATATTACTGTCCTTGATGCAGCGACATTAGCCAACACTTCGTTAGATGCCCTAGCGCAATTAGGTAAATTAACCTGTTACGACTTAACCGCCCAAGAACAGGTTGTTGAGCGCTGCGAAGATGCCGATGTCGTTATCAGTAATAAAGTGGTGATTGATCAGCACGCCATGAGCAAATTAACTAATTTAAAATTAATATGTGTTGCAGCGACGGGTACTAACAACATTGATTTAGATGCAGCCAAAGAACATAACATCGCTGTGACCAATGTCGCATGCTATTCAACACCGAGTGTGGTGCAGCATACCTTTACTCTCATCACTAATTTATTGGGCAATACTCACAGATACATTAATGATTGCCAGCAAGGCTTATGGCAGCAAAGCCCTATGTTTTGCCGATTAGATTACAGCTTTAATGAAATTGCCGGCAAAACACTGGCTATTGTTGGCTATGGCTCACTGGGTAAAGCCGTTGCCGATGTAGCACGCGCCTTTGGTGCCAATGTCATCATTAGTGAACGAAAAGGCCAAACGCCTCGTGAAGGTCGTGTTAGTTTCAATGATGCCCTAACCACGGCCGATATTATTAGTGTTCACTGCCCGCTTACTGATGAAACACGCAACCAAATCGCCGCGGCAGAATTAAGCATGATGAAACCGTCAGCTATCATCATTAATACTGCTCGTGGTGGGATCATCAATGAAGCCGATTTAGCTGATGCATTAGCTAATAATGTCATAGCCGGAGCTGGTGTTGATGTACTCAGTAAAGAACCCGCAGAGCACGAAAACCCGCTGGCACAATACAAAGGTGCAAACTTATTACTTACCCCACACATTGCATGGGCCAGCCAAGAGTCTATCGTGCGCTTAGTTAACGAAATTGCGTTAAATATCCAAGCATTTAATCAAGACGAAACTCGTAACAGGTTGGTCTAA
- the zntR gene encoding Zn(2+)-responsive transcriptional regulator — MKIGEFARQLGVSTDTLRYYEKHGLLTPSSRSDVGYRFYSENDYKQMAFILRAKNVGFSLAEIKELLQIKFHKDQHSCHEVKEMTLQKRDLVAQRIAELTRFYDSLSLLADKCCGGEEPAENCSILTTLEDIDGLTQ, encoded by the coding sequence ATGAAAATAGGTGAGTTTGCCCGTCAGTTGGGTGTCTCAACAGATACGCTACGGTACTACGAAAAGCATGGTTTGTTAACGCCTAGTTCGCGTTCAGACGTGGGATATCGTTTTTATTCTGAGAATGACTATAAACAAATGGCGTTTATTCTCAGAGCAAAGAATGTTGGCTTTAGTCTGGCTGAGATCAAAGAGTTGCTGCAAATTAAGTTTCATAAAGATCAGCATTCTTGTCATGAAGTTAAAGAAATGACGTTACAAAAACGCGATCTCGTTGCACAACGAATTGCAGAGCTAACTCGCTTTTATGACTCACTTTCATTATTGGCAGATAAATGTTGTGGCGGTGAAGAACCTGCTGAAAATTGCTCAATACTAACGACGCTGGAGGATATCGATGGACTTACTCAATAA
- a CDS encoding DUF3192 domain-containing protein yields the protein MKKALLIAALTAPFLTGCVIAVSDGEADTHWAGNSSSWQKQHKNNREVISNLALDTSYQTVLNKLNTPNFTELLKQGDDVYQVLFYATHSIHSDGKMTKDECTPLVFKNDKLIGVGDTIYKSLSNG from the coding sequence ATGAAAAAAGCACTTCTAATTGCCGCGCTAACTGCACCATTTTTAACTGGTTGTGTCATTGCTGTTTCTGACGGTGAAGCTGACACACATTGGGCAGGTAACTCTTCTAGCTGGCAGAAACAGCATAAAAACAACCGTGAAGTGATTTCTAACCTTGCATTAGATACGAGCTACCAAACTGTATTAAATAAACTAAATACACCTAACTTTACCGAGTTATTAAAGCAAGGTGATGATGTTTACCAAGTATTATTCTATGCAACGCATAGTATTCACTCTGATGGCAAGATGACTAAAGACGAGTGTACGCCACTCGTATTTAAAAATGATAAGTTAATTGGCGTGGGTGATACGATTTATAAATCGCTAAGTAACGGCTAA
- a CDS encoding GGDEF domain-containing response regulator, with product MLKRAKVLIVDDDPLNRLVLEKTLQQDYDVFCVESGEKALTFLKTQTVDLLILDIVMPGIDGYEVLTKLKESATTSMLPVIFISANTSHDDEAKGLELGAMDYITKPFSAAIVRARVRNQLLIKQKNDLLEMLASIDGLTEIPNRRYLDENLAREWRRCRRDQTPLSVLLMDVDHFKRYNDCYGHRAGDDCLKQIAHALVGACERGSDFVARYGGEEFAAVLPNTSAKEAMSFANKLRNAVNDLNIPHKASLNADHVTISIGIATTENGQVYAEQTLLEEADLGLYQAKDAGRDQIVSRMIAVSEHK from the coding sequence ATGTTGAAAAGAGCCAAGGTACTGATTGTTGATGACGATCCGTTAAACCGCTTGGTATTAGAGAAAACATTGCAGCAAGACTATGATGTTTTTTGTGTTGAGAGTGGCGAAAAAGCACTGACGTTTTTAAAAACGCAAACTGTTGATTTGTTGATCTTGGATATTGTAATGCCCGGCATTGACGGCTACGAAGTGCTTACTAAATTAAAAGAAAGCGCGACCACCAGTATGCTGCCTGTAATATTTATTTCAGCCAATACCAGCCATGATGACGAAGCGAAGGGCCTTGAATTAGGCGCGATGGACTACATCACTAAACCATTTAGTGCTGCTATCGTGCGTGCTCGAGTGCGCAATCAGCTGCTGATCAAACAAAAAAATGACTTACTCGAAATGCTCGCCTCAATTGATGGCTTAACAGAGATCCCAAACCGACGTTATTTAGATGAAAATTTAGCGCGAGAGTGGCGTCGTTGCCGTCGAGATCAAACCCCGTTATCGGTGTTATTGATGGATGTTGATCACTTTAAACGTTACAACGATTGCTATGGTCACCGAGCAGGTGATGATTGCTTAAAACAAATTGCTCATGCCTTAGTTGGAGCTTGTGAACGAGGCAGTGACTTTGTTGCTCGTTATGGTGGTGAAGAGTTTGCTGCGGTGTTACCCAATACTTCAGCGAAAGAGGCTATGTCGTTTGCAAATAAATTGCGCAATGCCGTGAATGATTTAAACATTCCACACAAAGCGTCGCTAAATGCTGACCATGTCACAATTAGTATAGGTATTGCGACCACAGAAAATGGTCAGGTTTATGCAGAACAAACTTTGCTTGAAGAAGCTGATTTAGGTCTTTATCAGGCTAAGGATGCCGGACGAGATCAGATAGTATCGAGAATGATAGCGGTGAGCGAACATAAGTAG
- a CDS encoding response regulator yields MNFLPLKHYYRSLAVALIVPLLVAFFLCLHLYNLKLERAIESRQNGFNNISAQLSHAMRAADGLIDTMFKLYEQPLSYDFDPSWARNVNQYDHYYYQSVGDGVGEIVGQGKFASTAYAINQWRRVIALGPSFNTTLSLIQSLEAVAYVNEQGFVYIKRRSTAKSEFLTSVLDNKFRPLSINSNKLASSSVLTINGHAYFAIGKQRAASSRDYIVLIYDLKAISNWLTKIAPNYGEYIFINQDNQVIASSKTALNTAVSASEHWPNVTVDMRKSNHSHLVQEATNLPIYTRFYESKQALSEPVGYDIFLEFAFLSVFLVMMFSAVFWLSQRIFVKPMTHLMNYLEQHDEGKQALVHYRIPVDWQPWFSRVKKVFSRNEELVQSLQEANKALDSQVQVKSKQLRRSIDAKERHLALLNTMLNNVPDLIYFKNIDGSFLGCNKAYERYIGLPQEKLVGQQLCDISDDNGELNELEKQVLKDRQAYQKRLTTEDNSYLFSIVPFYNEHQQFLGTMAIGRDITEQHNALNALQSSEAKLRSAMEYAANGVLLVSLDDQVLQANKAARKIFAIENANDLKLIDLFAETSYQTLKNTLTELLHEKKKVYHFSLEQQEQQRWLQISVSLVWNAEQTPDYYVVHVQDVTDLVTAKDDAERATLAKSRFIANLSHEIRTPLNAVLGLIDVIALQGLTQSQRNHAEQAKSAANSLLTLLNRMLDFARAESSQVQLNKTPFRVPDLIDYCEGITAPLCANKDIEFKVECDKSISDNLVGDQICLQQVLANLLTNAAKFTELGTVTLNLMLVEESAEQQLICFTVKDTGIGISKADQSRLFDAFTQGDESLTRSHQGVGLGLAIVKYEVALMGGEIKLESEKGKGSEFCFCLQLDKAAEPVKKELVSLPSSTDLSGTLVLAVDDNPLNLSIIKSILEQIDVTVVCAHSGEKGIELANSLRPDLIFMDIQMPEMDGCQATRIIRQSFTKEQMPIYALTAHSESEDIEHSIAAGMNKHLTKPIVASKLFLAMSELDNTKEVFFDQAFILSQFANNTKLVLTMLSKFATMAAEQLLQISTLKTTDELVRVVHNVKGSAGNLGFKRLSACAQQCEARLKADGELPEQLNDELQWQMKQVIAFIIEQGSTDVEKSQGTDC; encoded by the coding sequence GTGAATTTTTTACCGTTAAAGCATTATTATCGCTCTTTAGCAGTGGCACTTATTGTGCCGCTGCTGGTGGCGTTTTTTTTGTGTTTACACCTATATAATTTAAAACTTGAGCGGGCGATAGAAAGCAGGCAAAACGGCTTTAATAATATTTCAGCTCAGCTTAGCCATGCTATGCGTGCCGCAGATGGCCTCATAGACACCATGTTCAAGCTTTACGAGCAGCCACTTTCATATGATTTTGATCCTAGTTGGGCACGTAATGTGAATCAATACGATCACTATTACTATCAAAGTGTTGGCGATGGAGTGGGGGAGATAGTCGGGCAAGGAAAGTTCGCCTCAACGGCTTATGCAATTAATCAATGGCGGCGAGTTATTGCCCTCGGTCCGTCTTTTAATACCACGCTGTCACTTATTCAATCTTTAGAAGCCGTGGCTTATGTTAATGAGCAAGGCTTTGTTTATATTAAGCGCCGAAGTACAGCAAAAAGTGAGTTTCTGACCAGTGTGTTAGATAACAAATTTCGACCTTTATCAATAAATAGCAACAAACTTGCTTCGAGTTCTGTGTTGACGATTAATGGTCATGCCTACTTTGCTATTGGCAAGCAACGAGCCGCTAGTAGTCGCGATTACATCGTGTTGATTTATGACCTTAAAGCAATTTCTAACTGGTTAACAAAAATAGCGCCTAACTATGGTGAGTATATTTTTATCAACCAAGATAACCAAGTCATTGCCAGCTCAAAAACAGCGCTTAATACAGCCGTCAGTGCTAGCGAACATTGGCCCAATGTCACGGTAGATATGCGCAAGAGTAATCACAGTCATTTAGTACAAGAAGCTACCAACTTACCTATTTACACTCGTTTCTATGAATCAAAGCAAGCCCTGAGTGAACCTGTAGGCTACGACATTTTTTTAGAGTTCGCATTTTTGAGTGTGTTCTTAGTAATGATGTTCAGCGCTGTTTTTTGGTTGAGTCAGCGCATTTTTGTAAAACCAATGACACACTTAATGAATTATCTTGAGCAGCATGATGAAGGCAAACAAGCGTTGGTTCATTATCGTATTCCTGTCGATTGGCAGCCTTGGTTCAGCCGTGTGAAAAAAGTGTTTAGCCGTAATGAAGAGCTAGTCCAATCATTACAAGAGGCAAATAAAGCGCTTGATTCGCAAGTGCAGGTAAAATCAAAACAATTGCGTCGTAGTATTGATGCGAAAGAGCGTCACTTAGCGCTATTAAATACCATGCTTAATAACGTACCTGATCTAATTTATTTTAAGAATATTGATGGTTCGTTTTTAGGCTGTAATAAGGCGTATGAGCGCTATATTGGTTTGCCACAAGAGAAGCTTGTAGGCCAGCAATTATGTGATATTAGTGATGATAACGGCGAGTTAAACGAGCTTGAAAAGCAAGTACTCAAAGACCGCCAAGCTTATCAAAAAAGATTGACCACCGAAGATAACAGTTATCTATTTAGCATCGTGCCATTTTACAACGAGCATCAGCAGTTTCTTGGCACCATGGCGATTGGTCGTGATATTACCGAGCAGCATAATGCGCTCAATGCATTACAAAGCTCCGAAGCAAAATTACGTAGCGCCATGGAATATGCCGCTAATGGGGTGCTGTTGGTATCACTTGATGATCAGGTGCTACAAGCAAACAAAGCGGCACGCAAAATATTTGCAATTGAAAACGCCAATGACCTCAAATTAATAGACTTATTTGCCGAGACGTCTTATCAGACGTTAAAAAATACCCTGACAGAGCTGTTGCATGAGAAGAAAAAAGTTTATCACTTTAGTCTTGAGCAACAAGAGCAGCAGCGCTGGCTACAAATTAGTGTGTCATTAGTTTGGAATGCTGAGCAAACACCTGATTACTATGTTGTTCATGTACAGGATGTGACAGATTTAGTAACAGCAAAAGATGACGCAGAGCGGGCAACATTAGCTAAAAGCCGATTTATTGCTAACCTCAGTCATGAAATTCGCACACCACTCAATGCAGTACTAGGCTTAATTGACGTGATTGCATTGCAAGGGCTAACACAGTCGCAGCGTAACCATGCCGAACAAGCTAAATCAGCGGCCAATAGCTTGCTTACTTTATTAAATCGTATGCTCGATTTTGCCCGCGCTGAAAGCTCGCAAGTACAACTTAATAAAACCCCTTTTAGGGTGCCTGACTTAATCGACTACTGTGAGGGAATTACCGCTCCATTATGTGCAAATAAAGATATCGAGTTTAAAGTTGAATGCGATAAAAGCATTAGCGATAACTTAGTGGGTGATCAAATTTGCTTGCAGCAAGTACTGGCTAATTTACTGACAAACGCTGCAAAATTCACCGAACTGGGCACAGTGACACTAAACTTAATGCTGGTGGAAGAGTCAGCTGAGCAGCAACTCATTTGTTTTACTGTTAAAGACACGGGCATTGGTATTAGCAAGGCAGATCAAAGCCGCTTATTTGATGCATTTACTCAAGGTGATGAATCATTAACGCGCTCTCATCAGGGGGTTGGCTTAGGCTTAGCGATTGTTAAGTACGAAGTTGCGCTAATGGGAGGCGAAATTAAGCTTGAAAGTGAAAAAGGTAAAGGCAGTGAATTTTGCTTTTGCTTACAGCTTGATAAAGCCGCGGAGCCTGTGAAAAAAGAACTGGTTTCATTGCCTTCTAGTACTGATTTATCTGGCACGTTAGTGCTGGCTGTGGATGATAACCCGCTTAATTTAAGCATTATTAAAAGCATTTTAGAGCAAATTGATGTCACCGTTGTGTGTGCACACAGTGGTGAAAAAGGCATTGAGCTGGCAAATAGCTTAAGGCCCGATCTCATTTTTATGGATATTCAGATGCCAGAAATGGATGGTTGTCAGGCAACGCGTATTATTCGTCAGTCATTCACCAAAGAGCAAATGCCGATTTACGCACTCACTGCACACAGTGAAAGCGAAGATATTGAGCATTCAATCGCGGCGGGTATGAATAAGCATTTAACTAAACCGATTGTTGCTAGTAAGTTGTTTTTAGCAATGAGTGAACTCGATAACACAAAAGAAGTCTTTTTTGATCAAGCTTTTATACTGTCTCAGTTTGCAAACAATACTAAGTTAGTATTAACTATGTTGTCGAAGTTTGCGACTATGGCAGCAGAGCAGTTATTACAAATCTCTACATTAAAAACTACCGATGAGTTGGTCCGTGTGGTTCATAATGTAAAAGGGTCAGCCGGAAATCTCGGTTTTAAGCGATTGTCAGCGTGCGCTCAGCAATGTGAAGCTAGGCTTAAGGCCGATGGCGAACTGCCCGAACAATTAAATGATGAGTTGCAATGGCAAATGAAACAGGTCATCGCATTTATCATCGAACAAGGATCTACTGATGTTGAAAAGAGCCAAGGTACTGATTGTTGA